A stretch of Pedosphaera parvula Ellin514 DNA encodes these proteins:
- a CDS encoding glycosyltransferase family 2 protein: MHFSIITPSFRNSQWLKLCIASVADQEGVTIEHIVQDSCSDDGTQDWLPYDSRVKAFIEKDKGMYDAVNRGLTKGRGDILAYLNCDEQYLPGTLSAVSKFFDQHPNVDVVFGHFVVVDGEGGYLFHRKVQTPMKYHTWVSHLPTFTCATFFRRKLISEYGLYFNPSLRDVGDGEWMLRLLRRGTPMAVIPQFTSIFTMTGANMSARPNARREAVELFNSAPFWVRKAKPAIILLHRLRRFLGGVYSQESFSYSLYTSLSPVQRVVHPVTQPRFQWRT, from the coding sequence ATGCACTTTTCCATAATTACCCCAAGCTTTCGCAACTCCCAGTGGCTGAAGCTTTGCATCGCTTCGGTGGCGGATCAGGAAGGTGTTACCATCGAACATATCGTGCAGGATTCCTGCTCGGACGATGGCACACAGGATTGGCTGCCATACGACTCACGCGTAAAGGCTTTTATTGAAAAGGACAAAGGCATGTACGATGCCGTAAACCGTGGGTTGACGAAAGGCCGGGGCGATATCCTGGCTTATCTCAATTGCGATGAGCAATATCTCCCGGGAACTTTGTCCGCAGTATCAAAATTCTTTGATCAACATCCGAATGTCGATGTGGTTTTCGGTCATTTTGTGGTAGTTGATGGCGAAGGAGGTTATCTGTTTCACAGAAAAGTTCAGACCCCCATGAAATACCACACCTGGGTTTCCCATCTGCCGACCTTTACTTGTGCAACGTTTTTCCGGCGGAAGCTTATTTCGGAATACGGGCTGTACTTTAACCCGAGTCTGCGAGATGTCGGAGACGGTGAGTGGATGCTGCGCTTGTTGAGACGTGGAACTCCCATGGCGGTTATTCCCCAATTTACTTCTATCTTTACCATGACCGGAGCCAATATGAGTGCGCGACCGAATGCCCGACGGGAAGCAGTCGAGCTATTCAACTCCGCGCCCTTTTGGGTACGAAAGGCGAAGCCGGCGATAATCCTGCTTCATCGGCTTCGAAGATTCCTTGGTGGTGTTTATTCTCAGGAAAGCTTCTCCTATTCGTTGTACACCTCCTTGAGCCCGGTTCAGCGTGTAGTTCATCCAGTGACTCAACCCAGGTTTCAGTGGCGAACCTGA
- a CDS encoding FkbM family methyltransferase, with translation MEAAELYKMLEDQYFGPNMHERKEIELLPGLLTGVKVFVDVGASLGPYSYYASKVITDGQITCIEADPVRVRRLKELTEEWEKATGNKFRVVHAAAADKPGKMDFFLTDACISGALFKHHVPDKELSNSLNWNKTEVDVTTLDDLFQNQDPDLIKIDVEGAEYRVLLGAREILKRGKSRFLVEVHPWGDEPLKKKPADVFNLFRDYGYDCKRTHRHWHFQKSGTALTRYFKNRIVVFIYGQEWLKNLLKKTVLVLSGHTKR, from the coding sequence ATGGAAGCTGCCGAACTTTATAAAATGTTGGAGGACCAATATTTTGGTCCGAACATGCATGAACGCAAGGAGATTGAGCTGCTTCCCGGCCTGCTGACAGGAGTAAAGGTGTTCGTTGATGTAGGCGCAAGCCTGGGGCCTTACAGTTATTATGCCAGCAAGGTGATAACCGATGGACAGATCACCTGCATAGAGGCTGATCCGGTGCGGGTGCGACGCCTGAAGGAGCTAACTGAGGAATGGGAGAAGGCTACCGGCAACAAATTCAGGGTGGTGCATGCCGCAGCAGCCGACAAACCCGGAAAGATGGATTTTTTTCTGACGGATGCCTGCATTAGCGGGGCCTTATTCAAACACCATGTTCCGGACAAGGAACTGAGTAATTCCCTGAATTGGAACAAAACTGAGGTGGATGTCACCACGCTGGATGATCTGTTCCAGAATCAAGATCCTGACCTGATTAAAATTGACGTGGAGGGGGCAGAATACCGGGTTTTGTTGGGAGCACGCGAAATTCTTAAGCGAGGCAAAAGCCGTTTTCTCGTGGAGGTGCATCCCTGGGGTGATGAACCTTTAAAGAAAAAGCCCGCGGATGTTTTTAACCTGTTTCGCGATTATGGCTATGACTGCAAGCGAACACATCGCCACTGGCATTTCCAAAAATCCGGAACCGCCCTGACTCGTTATTTCAAGAACCGGATTGTGGTGTTTATTTATGGACAGGAATGGTTGAAGAACCTGTTGAAAAAAACAGTGCTGGTCCTGAGCGGCCATACCAAGCGGTGA
- a CDS encoding O-antigen ligase family protein, whose product MSNAFLLFRSLVIYGICLPLAIFLGYLLATPMDLTTVVSVGIVLALLSIPLFLRWHYPWMLLFWNANAIIFFLPGKLQFSILLVLISFSISALQYILNRNLKFLYVQSIAWPLFLLATVVIFTAKLNGGIGLNVLGGENIGGKRYVYLLIGVLGFFAISSRKIPSEKAPLYIVLFFIGALSAAIGSLIQVVSPALYFIFLIFPPEEQGLQAVVSSMGPEHAYTRLGGLSGAGTGVLFLMLACYGLRGVFNLKKFWRPMIFMFFMVIGLFGGFRSMVIILGLVLGGLFYFEGFMRSRILPILILFLILGGTLTVSMVDKMPLSIQRSLSFLPIKIDPIAERDARASSDWRLQMWATVLPQVPKYLILGKGYSINASEMDQIQAGLSRGGDSAEGAAMAGDYHNGPLSLIMPFGILGAGAFIWFLVASLRVLYQNFKNGDPSLQKINTFLYIYFFVKAIAFFLIFGSLYSDMIMFAGIVGFSIALNGGVCKPVVEPVARPVLSKFRLAGAVKQS is encoded by the coding sequence ATGTCTAACGCATTTTTACTATTTCGATCACTGGTAATTTACGGCATATGCCTGCCTCTGGCCATATTCCTCGGATACCTGCTGGCCACGCCCATGGATCTCACGACCGTGGTTTCCGTCGGAATAGTCCTGGCCTTACTTTCAATTCCGCTGTTTTTACGCTGGCATTATCCTTGGATGCTTCTGTTTTGGAATGCGAACGCAATCATATTTTTTCTTCCGGGAAAGCTGCAGTTTTCAATTTTATTGGTTTTGATCAGCTTCTCCATCTCCGCTTTGCAGTACATTCTTAACAGGAACCTGAAATTTCTTTATGTGCAATCCATCGCCTGGCCTTTGTTTCTCCTGGCTACAGTAGTGATTTTTACAGCCAAGCTCAATGGTGGGATTGGACTAAACGTGCTTGGTGGAGAAAACATAGGCGGCAAACGCTATGTTTATTTGTTGATAGGGGTCCTGGGGTTTTTCGCTATTTCCAGTCGCAAAATACCCTCCGAGAAAGCTCCTCTGTACATTGTTTTGTTTTTCATAGGTGCTTTGTCGGCAGCCATTGGGAGCCTGATCCAGGTTGTCAGTCCCGCACTATACTTTATTTTCCTTATATTTCCTCCTGAGGAGCAAGGATTGCAGGCGGTTGTAAGCTCAATGGGCCCGGAACACGCTTACACTCGCTTGGGCGGATTGTCTGGAGCGGGTACTGGGGTTCTTTTTCTTATGCTCGCATGCTATGGCCTGCGGGGGGTGTTTAACCTGAAGAAATTCTGGCGCCCCATGATTTTCATGTTCTTCATGGTAATCGGCTTGTTTGGTGGTTTCCGTTCAATGGTTATCATCCTGGGCTTGGTGCTTGGTGGACTGTTTTATTTCGAAGGATTTATGCGAAGCAGAATCCTGCCGATCTTGATTCTTTTCCTCATTCTTGGCGGAACCTTGACCGTGTCCATGGTGGATAAGATGCCCCTATCCATCCAGCGCTCGTTGAGTTTCCTCCCCATCAAAATAGATCCCATTGCCGAAAGGGATGCCCGGGCCTCATCGGATTGGCGCCTGCAAATGTGGGCCACGGTCCTGCCTCAGGTTCCCAAATACTTGATCCTTGGAAAAGGCTATTCCATCAATGCAAGCGAGATGGATCAGATCCAGGCTGGCCTGAGCAGAGGTGGAGATTCTGCGGAAGGGGCTGCCATGGCGGGAGACTATCATAACGGCCCGCTCTCGTTAATCATGCCATTTGGAATCCTTGGTGCTGGCGCTTTCATCTGGTTTCTGGTGGCGAGTCTCCGGGTTCTGTATCAGAACTTTAAAAATGGCGATCCTTCCTTGCAGAAGATCAATACATTTCTATACATCTACTTTTTTGTGAAAGCGATTGCCTTCTTTCTGATTTTCGGTTCGTTGTATTCAGACATGATCATGTTTGCCGGAATTGTTGGATTCAGTATTGCCTTGAATGGAGGGGTGTGTAAACCGGTCGTGGAGCCCGTGGCACGGCCGGTCTTGAGTAAGTTCAGACTGGCCGGTGCAGTCAAACAAAGTTGA
- a CDS encoding polysaccharide deacetylase family protein — protein MLDLFCSELFLGFAQRRLFERGLPVFTYHSIAAPSVGVKDPFLYVTPSRFSQQLETLAEAGFTSGTLDEVAQNRNNRGKKVVITFDDGYLNVLDNGLKILLQHKFRAIQFIVADLIGTRNEWDVKHGDIAEALMDVSQIREWLAAGQEIGSHSSTHRNLSKLNQVEAREQIFGSKKKLEDTFGIPIRHFCYPHGKWNPMIRDLVGEAGYVTACTTEFGVNTSATAKFELNRIFCLSEYEMMRKTRHRIMRKLTRK, from the coding sequence GTGCTGGATCTCTTTTGCTCTGAACTTTTCCTGGGCTTCGCGCAACGCCGCCTTTTTGAGCGTGGATTGCCTGTTTTTACGTATCATAGTATCGCCGCGCCCTCGGTCGGGGTGAAAGATCCTTTTCTTTACGTAACGCCCTCCCGTTTTTCCCAACAATTGGAAACTCTCGCTGAAGCGGGTTTCACCTCAGGCACACTCGACGAGGTTGCTCAAAACCGAAACAACAGAGGGAAAAAGGTGGTTATCACCTTCGACGATGGGTATCTAAATGTGTTGGATAATGGGCTAAAAATCCTGCTTCAACATAAGTTCCGAGCCATCCAGTTTATCGTGGCGGATTTAATCGGCACACGTAACGAATGGGATGTGAAGCATGGAGACATAGCGGAGGCGCTGATGGATGTTTCTCAAATCCGGGAGTGGCTGGCAGCCGGGCAGGAGATTGGCTCCCACAGTTCGACTCATCGCAACTTGTCCAAGCTTAACCAGGTGGAAGCCAGGGAGCAAATTTTTGGCAGCAAAAAGAAGCTGGAGGATACTTTTGGAATTCCTATTCGCCATTTTTGCTATCCACATGGGAAGTGGAACCCGATGATTCGCGATCTGGTTGGGGAGGCAGGTTATGTAACCGCCTGCACTACCGAATTCGGCGTGAATACCTCAGCCACGGCAAAGTTTGAGCTCAACCGCATCTTCTGTTTGTCTGAATATGAGATGATGCGGAAAACCCGGCACCGGATCATGCGCAAACTGACCAGGAAGTAA
- a CDS encoding class I SAM-dependent methyltransferase, whose protein sequence is MNWARLRNAPWLDTRAGFVARAPHGASLLDLGSSDGETLQHIAELRPDLQLFATDLEGLPENYPAKCQFHRGDLQRHSLPWTDASIRAITCMHLVEHLHDLTLLMKEAKRLLEKGGEFYIETPHPKTVALASPKGSGAGTFTLNFYDDPTHIKPVAIGAVARLLREEGFEILKSGTSRNWLFAASHLVYQFLPPSRQKYTARVHWLGWSAYVIARKR, encoded by the coding sequence ATGAATTGGGCTCGACTACGAAACGCACCATGGTTGGATACTCGAGCGGGATTTGTGGCTCGTGCGCCTCATGGAGCATCTCTGCTGGATCTGGGATCTTCGGATGGGGAGACGCTTCAACATATAGCCGAGTTACGACCGGACCTTCAATTGTTCGCGACCGATCTTGAAGGCCTGCCCGAAAACTATCCGGCCAAGTGCCAGTTTCATCGAGGGGATTTACAACGCCATTCATTACCTTGGACAGATGCATCCATCAGGGCTATCACCTGCATGCATTTAGTGGAACATTTGCATGATCTAACCCTTTTAATGAAAGAGGCAAAACGGTTATTGGAGAAAGGCGGGGAATTTTATATCGAAACACCGCATCCGAAAACGGTTGCCCTGGCTAGTCCCAAAGGGTCCGGGGCAGGGACGTTCACACTCAATTTTTACGATGACCCGACTCATATAAAACCAGTGGCCATCGGTGCGGTGGCCCGCTTACTCAGGGAAGAAGGCTTTGAGATTTTGAAGTCTGGAACCTCCCGCAACTGGTTGTTTGCTGCCTCGCATCTGGTGTATCAGTTTCTTCCCCCCAGCCGGCAAAAATATACTGCCAGGGTCCACTGGTTGGGATGGTCGGCCTATGTAATTGCTCGCAAGCGATGA
- a CDS encoding glycosyltransferase encodes MSKKLKVLISAYACEPNKGSEPEVGWQWALQMARFHDVTVITRENNRFAIEQELANLRGKQSLPSFIYHDEKPILLHLKQRFKAVRMYYILWQQSVWEIIARLTEEQTFDLIHHVTFAGFRYRTAIWEHGVPSVWGPIGGIESIPFSLLPWTHPKSLIAEIIRNVNNFIQAAPIHVLPRRAMATTTTLVSTHEMKRTFFNLGFETTLMPTIGLHVSKTPFLPRKAIEGPLKILFVGNVITLKGIDLAIHALHQSGIDATFTLVGDGNYLEAAKKLVRRLGMEKRVEFRGRMPRREVLAMYSHYDLFLFPSLHDTGGYAVIEAMSHGVPVICLDCGGPRVSVKKGAGIQVSLGSRKEVIQGLASALQRYDRNRDMLIEHGRAAREVVLSDYDWDKKGEQLNSIYQKTANAKIPAAAPPNKSLRKRVNSPSGKLNKVLRRMFPIKGLAVSAVIFLIIGTLGFLSVEQLKSKAQLIVKDTLPGLSNAGAADSNLAEAFNRTLLVVMSEDTAEQARYRDEMEEFSQKADEYLQAYQSSIYSADDRMNYNNLVEVRKVYRELRGKTLQLVDQQKHKEALALCKTSLMPAYRDYKRAGEKLLEYNTIQGKSRGETIMRICTVTQYFVAVIGIALFLAGFIIGMFK; translated from the coding sequence ATGTCAAAAAAGTTAAAGGTTCTGATTTCTGCATACGCTTGTGAGCCAAACAAAGGGTCTGAACCTGAAGTGGGCTGGCAATGGGCCTTGCAGATGGCCAGATTCCACGACGTAACGGTAATCACGAGAGAGAATAATAGGTTTGCGATCGAGCAGGAATTAGCGAACCTGCGAGGAAAGCAGTCCCTGCCTTCTTTCATATACCACGACGAAAAGCCGATCCTTCTGCATCTGAAGCAACGATTCAAAGCCGTCCGAATGTATTATATCCTCTGGCAGCAATCGGTTTGGGAAATAATCGCCCGGTTAACGGAGGAACAAACGTTTGACTTGATCCACCATGTCACCTTTGCGGGATTCCGCTATCGCACTGCGATTTGGGAGCATGGCGTGCCGAGTGTGTGGGGCCCTATCGGCGGCATTGAATCCATTCCATTCTCCCTACTACCCTGGACACATCCCAAGTCGTTGATTGCTGAAATCATTCGCAACGTCAACAATTTCATCCAGGCAGCTCCAATCCATGTATTGCCGCGCAGGGCGATGGCGACCACCACCACCCTCGTTTCCACACATGAGATGAAACGAACCTTTTTCAATCTGGGCTTCGAAACCACCCTCATGCCTACGATCGGGCTGCACGTTTCCAAAACCCCCTTTTTACCACGGAAGGCAATCGAAGGTCCGCTCAAGATTCTGTTCGTTGGCAACGTCATCACATTGAAGGGCATTGACCTTGCCATTCATGCTCTGCATCAATCGGGAATCGATGCAACTTTTACGCTGGTGGGAGATGGAAATTACCTGGAAGCGGCAAAAAAGCTGGTCAGACGGCTCGGCATGGAAAAGAGAGTTGAGTTTCGAGGCAGGATGCCGCGAAGAGAAGTGCTTGCAATGTATTCCCATTACGACTTATTCCTCTTTCCCAGCCTGCATGATACAGGAGGATACGCTGTAATCGAAGCCATGTCGCACGGGGTTCCCGTAATCTGCCTTGATTGCGGAGGGCCTAGGGTATCGGTGAAAAAAGGTGCCGGCATCCAGGTCTCACTCGGCTCCCGGAAAGAAGTAATTCAGGGCCTTGCCAGTGCACTGCAACGATACGATCGCAATCGCGACATGTTGATCGAGCACGGCCGGGCCGCTCGCGAAGTGGTGCTTTCGGATTACGACTGGGATAAGAAAGGTGAGCAACTCAATTCCATTTACCAGAAGACCGCCAATGCGAAAATTCCGGCGGCAGCTCCGCCAAACAAATCACTTCGAAAACGGGTTAATTCCCCCTCCGGGAAGCTAAACAAGGTTCTTCGGAGGATGTTCCCAATCAAAGGACTGGCAGTCTCCGCCGTGATATTTTTAATCATCGGAACTTTGGGTTTCCTGAGCGTTGAACAACTCAAAAGCAAGGCACAACTCATTGTTAAAGATACGCTTCCCGGTCTCTCCAATGCCGGCGCTGCTGATTCAAACCTGGCCGAAGCATTCAATCGCACCTTGCTGGTCGTGATGTCCGAAGACACAGCAGAGCAGGCGAGGTATCGCGACGAAATGGAGGAATTCAGCCAAAAAGCGGATGAATATTTGCAGGCCTATCAGAGCTCCATCTACTCCGCCGACGACCGAATGAATTATAATAACCTGGTGGAGGTGCGCAAAGTTTACCGTGAACTTCGCGGTAAAACGCTTCAGTTAGTGGACCAGCAAAAGCATAAGGAAGCCTTGGCTCTATGTAAAACCTCCCTGATGCCAGCCTATCGCGACTACAAGCGGGCTGGAGAAAAGCTCCTGGAATACAACACCATTCAAGGAAAGTCTCGCGGTGAAACCATCATGAGAATCTGCACGGTCACGCAATACTTTGTGGCCGTGATTGGGATCGCACTATTTCTGGCCGGCTTTATCATCGGCATGTTTAAGTAG
- a CDS encoding glycosyltransferase family 9 protein has translation MKKPKLLVIELWGVGDLAIATPFLRKISEKYDVTLLSKSYAIDLQQHFMPLVMIAPFNAPWTAFKGKYRILSWPWRTLFSIVRQLHRTHFDVALSARWDPRDHLLLWLTGAKMRLGFPRTGSRIFLTNALTSPNHAEHRYEYWRAMAQGLGVDLEPRNRIQLKQIQKGRVIFVHTGAGQPVRVWPLQQYRNLVQRLREHHYSVKVVCNPEQREWWLNAGEKHVETPQTITDLLHLMEGSAAFLGNDSGPGHLAAFCGIPTFTFFGPQVPEWFVPLHPAAEWSPGKACPYKPCSDSCRFPTPFCLQDVTCDEVWPRVQKFVQKFADDSPLAPTHEAT, from the coding sequence ATGAAAAAGCCAAAGCTTCTTGTGATCGAATTATGGGGCGTGGGTGATCTGGCCATAGCAACCCCATTTTTGCGCAAAATCTCGGAAAAATATGATGTAACCTTGTTATCCAAGTCTTATGCCATCGATTTGCAGCAGCACTTTATGCCTTTGGTAATGATCGCTCCATTTAATGCGCCATGGACAGCATTCAAAGGCAAGTACCGCATTCTATCATGGCCCTGGCGGACACTGTTTTCAATTGTAAGGCAGCTTCATCGAACGCATTTTGATGTGGCCCTTTCAGCGCGGTGGGATCCGAGGGATCATTTATTGCTCTGGTTGACTGGTGCGAAGATGCGGTTGGGTTTTCCGCGGACGGGCAGCCGGATTTTTTTGACCAATGCGCTGACATCACCCAATCACGCGGAACATCGATATGAATACTGGCGTGCCATGGCACAGGGTTTGGGTGTGGATCTCGAGCCCAGGAATCGCATCCAATTGAAACAGATTCAGAAGGGGCGTGTTATTTTTGTGCACACCGGAGCTGGTCAACCGGTGCGTGTCTGGCCGTTGCAGCAATACAGGAATCTGGTCCAACGACTGCGGGAGCACCATTACAGTGTAAAGGTGGTATGCAATCCCGAACAGCGGGAATGGTGGTTAAACGCGGGCGAGAAACATGTTGAAACGCCACAGACTATCACCGATCTTTTGCATTTGATGGAGGGTTCTGCTGCATTTCTAGGCAATGATTCCGGGCCAGGGCATCTCGCCGCGTTTTGTGGAATTCCAACTTTTACCTTCTTCGGCCCGCAGGTTCCCGAATGGTTTGTCCCACTTCATCCCGCCGCGGAATGGTCCCCTGGAAAGGCCTGTCCTTATAAACCTTGCTCCGATTCTTGTCGCTTTCCCACACCCTTTTGCCTGCAGGACGTGACCTGCGACGAGGTCTGGCCACGAGTGCAAAAGTTCGTGCAAAAATTTGCCGATGATTCGCCACTAGCGCCCACACATGAGGCTACTTAA